TGCGCGGCTTGCCGAGGCGTCGGGGGAAACCGTCCGGCGGGGGCGGCCAGCGCAGGTCGTTGATCACGAGGTCACCAGTGTCCCTCGGCGACCTCGCGCAGGCCGCGGCGCACGTCGAGCAGGTAGTAGGCGGCCAGGCCACCGCCGGCCATCGCGATGAACTCGCTGTACCACCTGGCGAGCCAGACGAACAGCATCGCGACGAGCAGCACGATGAGCCAGCCGGCCTTCGGCATGGTGCCGATCGCCGGGAACGCGTCCTTGCGGCGCAGCAGGCAGTCCACGAACGCCCACAGCAGCAGCGCGATGAACCCGTACCAGAAGACGAGCTGGATCACGTAGACGATCTCGAAGACCATGGGAGACAGCTTAGAACCTCACGACCCCGGCATCCCAGCGCTGACGATGCCGGATACGTTCGTCGCGGCGTACCGACCTCGATCGGCACGCCGCGACGGGACGGATCACTTGGCCGCGCGCGGCGGCTTCTTCGCGGCGGGCTTGGCCGCCGGCGGCACGACGTCCGCCTTGGCCTCGGCCGTCGGCGCCGCGGCCGGCTCGGCCTGCGGGGCGGCGGGCTCGGTGCCGGCCTGCTGCTCGGTGAACGCCTGCTCGCCCCGGGCGACGAGCGAGTCGTAGAACTTCGACGCCTTCTCGGCGGCCGTCTGCGTGCCGGACACGATCGAGTCGCGGATGCCCGCGGCGTCGACCTTCGCGGTCAGCTCGGCGGCCTTGCTGGTGGCGAAGGCGCCGTACTCGTTGGCCTTGGCCTTCCACTGCGGCACGTCGGTCGCGGTGGCCTGGTCGGCCAGCTCCGACGCCTTCACCCGCAGCTTGTCGGCCAGCTCGGGCAGCTTGCGCAGCTGCTCGTACGCCAGGTCGCCGACGCCCGCGGCGGCGTAGAACGCGCTCGGGTACGTGCGGCTGTCGGTCTTGCTCGACGTCTGGGTCATGGTCACTGTTCCTCCTGTGCCTGCTTGCGCACGGCCTTCTTGGCCGCCTTCTTCACCGCGGGCTTCGTCGCCTCGGTCTCGGCCGGCGCGGCCGCGTCGGCTTCGGCTGCCGCCTCGGCGCGTGCGTTCTCGCGAACGAACGTTTCGTAGATCTGCGTGAGGGACTGTTTCTGCGCGACCGTCAGCAGCGGGTCGGCCGCGATCGCGGTCGGCACGCCCTGGTGGTCGTCAGAGCCGAGCAGCCCGGCCTTGAGGTACATGGCCGGGGTGGAGACCCGCAGCGCCGCGGCCAGCTGGGCCAGCACCTCGGCGGACGGCTTGCGCAGCCCGCGCTCGATCTGGCTGAGGTACGGGTTGCTGATGTTGGCCTGCTCGGCCAGCTGCCGCAGGGAGATGCGGGCGTTCTCCCGCAGGTCCTTGATGAAGGCGCCGATATCGGGACTCTGCACGCTCATCAAGTTACCCACGACTGCTAACAGTTGCAAGCATAGTGCTAACAATCAGCTAGCGATCCGCGCCACGCCGCAATTCACCCCTTAGCGCTGCATCCCGCCACAACTCACCGCCCCCGCGCGACGGTTGCCACCGGGATCGGCGGCGAAGATCGCCGTCTCGTGTCAGAACCTGCGGTGCAAGCCCACATTCCGACACGAAACAGCGATCTAGCTCGGCACAACGATATTGATCATGAAGTTAAGGCCGCGACACGCCGCCGAACACGCACTTAAGTTCATGATCGACGCAGCGCAGCGCAGCGCAGCGCAGCGGGCGGGGCGGGGCCGGGCGGGGCCGGGCGGGGCCGGGCGGGGGTGGGTTACCAGAGGGGGTGGAGGGCGCCTACCTTGCGGCCGCCGCCGAGGAGGGTGGGGTGGGCGAGGGTGGGGGCGTCCACCTCGACGCCGAGGCGGCGCAGGGCGGTGATCATGATGGGGCCGCGGGCTCGGGCGGCGCCGTCGTCGATCTTCACGGCGACCGCGCCCCTGCCGGGGACGGCGGCGGCCCACACGCCCTCGGCGCCGACCTTGCTGACCAGGCCGGGGACGGCGCGCATGAGCTGGGCGTCCTCCCGGTTGGTGCCGCTGACGAGTTCGGGGTACGCGCGCATGGCGTCGGCGACCGAGCGCTCCAGCGAGCCGGGCACCCCCTCGGCGATGCGGCGGAACGCGGTGGCCAGGCCGGTGAGCGACATGGCGAGCACCGGCGCGCCGCAGCCGTCGACGCCCATCGCCGCGGCCGACTCCCCCGCGAACTCCTCGATGGTCTCGTTGAGGCGCTGCTGGAGCGGGTGGTCGGGCTGGAAGTAGTCCTCGACGGCCCAGCCGGCGGCGCGGCAGGTGAGCAGCATGCCGGAGTGCTTGCCGGAGCAGTTCATGTAGACGCGCAGCGGGGTGCCGCCGGTGGCGATCTTCGCGTTGTCGTCGAGTGGCAGGTCGGGCGGGCAGCGCAGGGCGGCCTCGCTGAGCCCTCCGCTGCGCAGCAGCGCGCGTACCCGGGAGATGTGGAAGTCCTCGCCCCAGTGGCTGGCGGTGACCAGGGCCAGGTCGGCGGGGTCGGCCAGGCGCAGCCCGGCGCGCAGCATGCCGATGGCCTGCATGGGCTTGTTGGAGGAGCGGGGGAAGATCGGCCCGGTGACGTCACCCGCCGACGCGACGGGAGCGCCCGCCGCGTCCAGGACGATCACCGAGCCGCGGTGACCGCCCTCGACGAACCCGCTGCGTTCCACCTCGACGAGCGGCACGCCGCCCTCGTAAACCTTGCCCATGGTAAGGAACGCTACCGGGGTTTCACATTTCAGCGCGCGGGGATCCCCAGGAGGTTGCGTGCCTCACCCGGGGTGAGCGGCGGGCGCTGCGCGAGCCGGGCGAACGCGGACGCGCGGGCGACGAGCTGGGCGTTGGACTCGACCGGCTGGCCCTTGGCGTAGGTGACCGTGTCCTCCATGCCGACGCGCAGGTGGCCGCCCGCGCCGAGCGAGGTCAGCAGCACCGGCAGGGTGGCCCGGCCGATGCCGGTGGCCGAGAACGTGGTGCCCTCGGGCAGCTCGCGCAGGGCCTGCTGGCAGGCGACGAGCGCGGCGGCGGTGCCGGGCATGCCGCCCGGCACGTTCATGACGAAGTCGACGTGCACGTGGCCGCCGGCGGGCAGGCCGTACTTGTCGAGCAGGCGCTGCAGCGACCACAGCTGGCCGAGGTCGAAGATCTCGTACTCGGGCACGACGCCGCGCTCCTGCATCCGGGTGTGCAGGTCGACGATGAACTCCCAGCGGTTCATGAACACGTCGTCGCCGAAGTTGACGGTGCCCATGGTGCAGCTGGCCATGTCCGGGCCGGCGTCGAGCACGGCCAGCCGGGCCGACTCGGGGTCGTGCACGGAGCCGCCGGACGACAGCTGCACGATCAGGTCGGTGCTGGACCGCAGCGCCGCGACGGTCTCCCGCAGCCGGATCGGGTCCAGGCTGGGCTGGGCGTGCTCGTCGCGGATGTGCACGTGGATCACGCTCGCCCCGACGGCCTCGCACTCCTTGGCGGTGGCGACCAGCTCGTCCAGGGTCACCGGCAGGGCCGGGACGTCAGCCTTGGCGGATTCCGCGCCGGTGGGCGCGACGGTGATCAGAGTGCCGTTCGTCATGGGCGCATCCTGTCATATTTTCAGTCAGGGTCGATAGCGGCCGTGGATTCTCCCGCAGTGAGGGGGGTGTCGCCGGAAATATTGCGTTTGAGGACGGCCAGGGCGATCGGCCCGAGCTCCGCGTGGCGGGCCGCGGTGCCGACGAATCCGACGGTACGGCCGCCGGCCGTGATCTCGGTGCCACGCGCCGGGAGCTCGTCCGTGGCGATGCCGTCCAGGTGCAGCAGGCGCAGCGCGCGCGGCGGCCGGCCCAGGTGGTGCACCCGGGCCACTGTCTCCTGGCCCCGGTAGCAGCCCTTCTCCAGGTGCACCGCGGCGGCGGTCAGCTCGACCTCGGACGGCAGCGTGCGGTGGTCGGTGTCGACGCCGACCCGCGCCTGCTTCGCCGCCGCGCGCAGCGCCTCGTACGCCCACAGCCCGGCCGGGGGCAGCTCCAGCGCGGCCAGGGTCTGCTCGGCGCTCTCGCGCGGCAGCACCAGGTCCAGCACGGGCACGTCACCGAGCGCGTGCCGCCGCACGAACCCGCCGCCGGGCAGCGGGCTGACCGCGTAGATCGTGGTGGGCCGGGGCGGCACGGCGCCGGTGTGGAACTTCGGCTCCGGCACCGGCAGCACGTCCGGCTCGGCGGGCACGGCCACGCCGAGTCGTCCTGCGGCGGCGAGCGCACCCGGTCCGACGAGGCTGTATACCGCGTACTCGGCAGGCTTGATCTCGACCTGGGTGAAGAAACGCATCTTGGTCAGGAAGCCGACCACGGCGTCGCTCGTGCCCGGCTCGACGTCGACCCACAGGGTGCCGTCCAGCTCGGTCACCCACAGCTCGTGCTCGATGTGCCCGTGCGGCGAGAGCACCAGCGTGCGGGTGCCCTGGCCGTCCGCCAGGTCGGTGAGGTGCTGGGTGGTGAGGTTGTGCAGGAAGCTCAGCCGCTCGGGGCCGGTCAGCGCGAGCACCCCGCGGTGCGAGCGGTCCACCAGCCCGGCCGCGGTGAGCAGGGTGCGCTGCTCGCGCAGCGGGTCGCCGTGGTGCGCCGCGACCGGCGCGTCCGGGGAATCGGGGTCGAAGTGACCGACCAGCACCGGCGTACCCATCACGCACATCCTCCGCACAGTCCGAACAGCGCCACGTGCCCGATGTCCATCCGGAAGCCGCGTGTGGTCAGCAGCCGCTCGGCGAGCGGGGCCAGCTCGCTCTGCTCCAGTTCGGTGACCGTGTCGCAGCTGCGGCACACCAGGTGCACGTGCTGCACGACGGCCGCGTCGTGGTACGTCGGCGCGCCGTGCGACAGGTGCACGTGGGTCACCAGCCCGAGCTCCTCCAGCAGCTCCAGGGTCCGGTAGACGGTCGTGATGTTCACCCCCGAGGCGACCTCGCACACCGCCGCGTGCACCTGCTCGGGCGTGGCGTGGACGAGCTGGCGCACCGCGTCGAGCACCAGTTGCCGCTGGGGGGTGAGCCGCAGACCGCGATCGCGCAGCAGATCGGCCAGCTCGGCGGAGCCTTGTTCGGGCATCGTCCGATCATAGTTCGCCCCCCGATCCCCCTCCGAAGTAAGGAAGGGCACCTTCTTATCGTTATCCGTAGTAGAAGGTGCCCTTCCTAACCCCCTGGTGGGGACGCGTAGCATTCCGGCCGTGGTGCAGCCTGTTCTCGTGGTCCAGGGCCGTGGCGTGGTGCCGGCCGACACTCCCGTGCTCCGTGCCGACGACCTCGGCGTGCTGCGCGGCGACGGGGTCTTCGAGACCATGCACGTACGCCCCGACGGCCGCGGCGGCACCGCCCCGTGGCTGCTGGACGAGCACCTGGCCCGGATGGCCCGCTCGGCCGCGCGCATGG
The Catellatospora sp. IY07-71 DNA segment above includes these coding regions:
- a CDS encoding DUF2516 family protein, whose product is MVFEIVYVIQLVFWYGFIALLLWAFVDCLLRRKDAFPAIGTMPKAGWLIVLLVAMLFVWLARWYSEFIAMAGGGLAAYYLLDVRRGLREVAEGHW
- a CDS encoding Fur family transcriptional regulator, with product MPEQGSAELADLLRDRGLRLTPQRQLVLDAVRQLVHATPEQVHAAVCEVASGVNITTVYRTLELLEELGLVTHVHLSHGAPTYHDAAVVQHVHLVCRSCDTVTELEQSELAPLAERLLTTRGFRMDIGHVALFGLCGGCA
- a CDS encoding 3-keto-5-aminohexanoate cleavage protein; translated protein: MTNGTLITVAPTGAESAKADVPALPVTLDELVATAKECEAVGASVIHVHIRDEHAQPSLDPIRLRETVAALRSSTDLIVQLSSGGSVHDPESARLAVLDAGPDMASCTMGTVNFGDDVFMNRWEFIVDLHTRMQERGVVPEYEIFDLGQLWSLQRLLDKYGLPAGGHVHVDFVMNVPGGMPGTAAALVACQQALRELPEGTTFSATGIGRATLPVLLTSLGAGGHLRVGMEDTVTYAKGQPVESNAQLVARASAFARLAQRPPLTPGEARNLLGIPAR
- a CDS encoding folate-binding protein YgfZ; translation: MGTPVLVGHFDPDSPDAPVAAHHGDPLREQRTLLTAAGLVDRSHRGVLALTGPERLSFLHNLTTQHLTDLADGQGTRTLVLSPHGHIEHELWVTELDGTLWVDVEPGTSDAVVGFLTKMRFFTQVEIKPAEYAVYSLVGPGALAAAGRLGVAVPAEPDVLPVPEPKFHTGAVPPRPTTIYAVSPLPGGGFVRRHALGDVPVLDLVLPRESAEQTLAALELPPAGLWAYEALRAAAKQARVGVDTDHRTLPSEVELTAAAVHLEKGCYRGQETVARVHHLGRPPRALRLLHLDGIATDELPARGTEITAGGRTVGFVGTAARHAELGPIALAVLKRNISGDTPLTAGESTAAIDPD
- a CDS encoding asparaginase — its product is MGKVYEGGVPLVEVERSGFVEGGHRGSVIVLDAAGAPVASAGDVTGPIFPRSSNKPMQAIGMLRAGLRLADPADLALVTASHWGEDFHISRVRALLRSGGLSEAALRCPPDLPLDDNAKIATGGTPLRVYMNCSGKHSGMLLTCRAAGWAVEDYFQPDHPLQQRLNETIEEFAGESAAAMGVDGCGAPVLAMSLTGLATAFRRIAEGVPGSLERSVADAMRAYPELVSGTNREDAQLMRAVPGLVSKVGAEGVWAAAVPGRGAVAVKIDDGAARARGPIMITALRRLGVEVDAPTLAHPTLLGGGRKVGALHPLW